The DNA region GATTGTGATATGCGAGCGATTTTTCGGGACTGAGCAGTAAGAGACAACGTGGGATCCACGAGATTGTTTGACCAGCCTTGCAGGAGAAGGAAGCAACGGATAGTGTAAGCATATCTGCTAGCATTGCAGGGGTGACCGACAAATGGAGCTGCTTCGCTGGGGATTTGCTCAAGCGTTCAAGGGCGCAAGCAGGCCTGTCTCAGCGCCAACTCGCTGCGCTCGCCGGGGTGAGCAATGTGGAAGTAGCACGCATTGAATCCCATCGGGTTCA from Ferrimicrobium sp. includes:
- a CDS encoding helix-turn-helix domain-containing protein; amino-acid sequence: MTDKWSCFAGDLLKRSRAQAGLSQRQLAALAGVSNVEVARIESHRVQPSIPTLGRLLDVCGSGVELSGRYVDNRVDAITA